From one Pseudomonas fluorescens genomic stretch:
- a CDS encoding HlyD family secretion protein: MSLSQHTPKLFAGALIALLLAAGGLGYWKSLHDRLPEGLSMGNGRLEATEVQIASKIPGRLAEVLVDEGDTVKQGQLLARIDTRTLEAQRSQAEAEVLRARENYSAAQATVQLRQSEQLLASQELKRVREIFQRKYASQQLLDQQQARYDTSNSAVVAARAQLAAIKAAIGAAEAQVAQLTSEIDDSSLRAPINGVIQLRLAEPGEVLGAGGRVLMLIDPSDQYMNLYLPASTTGRLTVGDQARIVLDALPDQAMPAKIAFVAAKAQFTPKQVETRDERQKLVFRVKLRLTEPSAVPQAKPGMPGAGYVRTAEVDWPANLQ, encoded by the coding sequence ATGTCGTTGAGCCAACACACCCCGAAACTCTTCGCCGGTGCCTTGATTGCCCTGCTCCTGGCCGCTGGCGGCCTGGGCTACTGGAAATCCCTGCATGACCGCTTGCCTGAAGGCCTGAGCATGGGCAACGGCAGGCTCGAAGCGACTGAAGTGCAGATTGCCAGCAAGATCCCCGGACGCCTGGCCGAGGTGCTGGTCGACGAAGGCGATACGGTCAAGCAAGGCCAGTTGCTCGCCCGCATCGACACCCGCACCCTCGAGGCCCAGCGCAGCCAGGCCGAAGCCGAAGTGCTGCGCGCCCGGGAAAACTACTCCGCCGCCCAGGCCACGGTGCAATTGCGCCAGAGCGAACAACTGCTGGCCAGCCAGGAGCTCAAGCGCGTACGCGAGATCTTCCAGCGCAAATATGCCAGCCAGCAACTGCTCGACCAACAGCAGGCCCGTTACGACACCAGCAATTCCGCCGTGGTCGCCGCCCGCGCGCAACTGGCCGCGATCAAGGCGGCCATCGGTGCCGCAGAAGCCCAGGTTGCGCAACTGACCAGCGAAATCGACGACAGCAGCCTGCGCGCACCGATCAATGGCGTGATCCAGTTGCGCCTGGCCGAACCTGGCGAAGTGCTCGGTGCCGGCGGCCGTGTGCTGATGCTGATCGACCCCAGCGACCAGTACATGAACCTCTACCTGCCCGCCTCTACCACCGGCCGCCTGACCGTTGGCGACCAGGCGCGCATTGTTCTCGACGCCCTGCCCGACCAGGCAATGCCTGCGAAGATCGCCTTCGTCGCGGCCAAGGCGCAGTTCACTCCCAAGCAAGTGGAAACCCGTGACGAGCGCCAGAAACTGGTGTTCCGGGTCAAGCTGCGCCTGACCGAACCGAGCGCCGTGCCCCAGGCCAAACCCGGCATGCCGGGCGCAGGCTATGTGCGCACCGCTGAGGTGGACTGGCCGGCCAACCTGCAATGA
- a CDS encoding gamma-glutamylcyclotransferase — MSAIETVSLNVAYPPLLDFGEQLTREQLVHSVQHTMSRHQGGPVWLFAYGSLIWRPECNAAERRRARVHGYHRGLYLWSHEHRGTPECPGLVFGLDRGGSCSGFAYRLPDDCLEASLLALWQREMPYPAYRPHWLNCRLEDGSKVQALGFVLERHLPCYAGNLPDTLLSQIFANAKGRYGTTRDYVEQTLDALRSHAMPDRNLEARFRRCHSR; from the coding sequence ATGTCGGCAATCGAAACGGTATCTTTGAATGTGGCCTATCCGCCGTTGCTTGATTTCGGCGAACAATTAACGCGCGAACAACTTGTACATTCAGTTCAACACACCATGTCCCGGCATCAGGGCGGCCCGGTGTGGTTGTTTGCCTACGGCTCGTTGATCTGGCGTCCAGAGTGCAATGCTGCCGAACGGCGACGAGCACGGGTGCATGGTTATCATCGCGGACTGTATTTGTGGTCACACGAACACCGGGGCACACCGGAATGCCCGGGCCTGGTCTTCGGCCTGGATCGCGGCGGTTCGTGCAGCGGTTTTGCCTACCGCTTGCCGGATGACTGCCTGGAAGCGTCGCTGCTGGCCTTGTGGCAGCGAGAGATGCCTTATCCTGCGTATCGTCCGCACTGGCTCAATTGCCGACTGGAGGATGGCAGCAAGGTTCAGGCCCTGGGCTTCGTACTGGAGCGGCACCTACCGTGCTACGCCGGCAACCTGCCGGACACCTTGCTCAGCCAGATTTTCGCCAATGCCAAGGGCCGTTATGGCACTACCCGCGACTATGTCGAGCAGACCCTCGATGCCCTGCGCAGCCACGCCATGCCGGATCGCAATCTGGAGGCGCGCTTTCGGCGTTGTCATTCCAGGTAG
- a CDS encoding EVE domain-containing protein, protein MAYWLMKSEPDELSIKDLARLGEARWDGVRNYQARNFLRAMAVGDQFFFYHSSCPEPGIAGIARISAAAYPDPTALDPQSHYFDAKANAEKNPWSAVDVAHVETFGKVLQLGYLKQQTALAELPLVQKGSRLSVMPVTAEQWAAVLELR, encoded by the coding sequence ATGGCCTACTGGCTGATGAAATCCGAGCCCGACGAACTCTCGATCAAGGACCTAGCACGGTTGGGCGAAGCCCGCTGGGATGGCGTGCGCAACTACCAGGCGCGTAATTTCCTGCGTGCCATGGCGGTCGGTGACCAGTTCTTTTTCTACCACTCCAGCTGCCCCGAGCCAGGTATTGCCGGCATCGCCCGGATCAGCGCCGCCGCCTATCCCGACCCCACCGCGCTGGACCCGCAAAGCCATTACTTCGACGCCAAGGCCAACGCCGAAAAGAACCCGTGGAGCGCCGTGGATGTCGCCCATGTCGAGACCTTCGGCAAGGTTTTGCAGCTGGGCTACCTCAAGCAGCAAACCGCCCTGGCCGAACTGCCGCTGGTACAGAAAGGCAGCCGGCTTTCGGTGATGCCGGTAACCGCCGAACAATGGGCCGCGGTACTCGAACTGCGTTAA
- a CDS encoding 5-formyltetrahydrofolate cyclo-ligase encodes MTDTAPLTRPQLRRLLRDARRALTPAEQRRAARGLYRQLAQHPLFRRARHIALYLPNDCEIDPRLLMREAQRRGKRTYLPVLHAWPKTKMVFQRIEAGEKLRPNRFRIPEPHISLARQRPIWALDLILLPLVGFDEVGGRLGMGGGFYDRNLAYQARRKAWKKPLLLGLAHECQKVERLAQASWDVPLQGTVSDRGWYLAPV; translated from the coding sequence ATGACCGACACCGCGCCGCTGACCCGCCCCCAACTCCGCCGCCTGCTTCGCGATGCCCGCCGCGCCCTGACGCCGGCCGAACAACGCCGGGCAGCCCGTGGCCTGTACCGGCAACTGGCGCAGCATCCGCTGTTTCGCCGAGCCAGACACATCGCCCTGTACCTGCCCAATGATTGCGAGATCGACCCGCGCCTGCTGATGCGTGAAGCCCAGCGCCGCGGCAAGCGCACCTACCTGCCAGTACTGCACGCCTGGCCGAAAACCAAGATGGTGTTCCAGCGTATCGAAGCCGGCGAGAAGCTGCGGCCCAACCGCTTTCGCATCCCCGAGCCACACATCAGCCTGGCCCGGCAACGGCCGATCTGGGCGCTGGACCTGATCCTGCTACCGCTGGTGGGTTTTGATGAAGTGGGTGGCCGGCTGGGCATGGGCGGCGGTTTCTATGACCGCAACCTGGCCTATCAGGCCCGCCGTAAGGCCTGGAAAAAACCGTTGCTGCTGGGCCTGGCGCATGAATGCCAGAAGGTCGAACGACTGGCGCAAGCCAGTTGGGATGTGCCGCTGCAGGGGACGGTCTCGGACCGTGGCTGGTATCTGGCACCCGTATAA
- a CDS encoding cell division protein ZapA: MSSSNSVTVQILDKEYSIICPPEERSNLVSAARYLDGKMREIRSSGKVIGADRIAVMAALNITHDLLHNQERPDAPAAGVNREQVRDLLERVDQALADDQVPNKG, encoded by the coding sequence ATGAGCTCAAGCAATAGCGTCACTGTTCAGATTCTCGACAAAGAGTATTCGATCATTTGTCCGCCGGAAGAACGCAGCAACCTGGTCAGCGCCGCGCGCTACCTGGACGGCAAGATGCGTGAAATCCGCAGCAGCGGCAAAGTCATCGGCGCCGACCGCATCGCCGTGATGGCTGCGCTGAACATCACCCACGACCTGCTGCACAACCAGGAACGCCCGGATGCGCCGGCCGCTGGCGTTAACCGTGAACAGGTGCGCGACCTGCTCGAACGTGTCGATCAGGCATTGGCCGACGATCAAGTTCCAAATAAGGGTTGA
- a CDS encoding CDP-6-deoxy-delta-3,4-glucoseen reductase — protein sequence MQVTLQPSGAVLALEPGERILDAARRLGYDCPQSCRNGNCHVCAALLVEGRVRQGGVERDHGELFTCIAEPLEDCILLWDGVLALGELPVRTLACQLSECVEVGGDVWRVRLRAPAGKPPRYHAGQYLMLERDSGDKAAFSLASAPHSGRDLELHVLARENSALDLIAQLQRTRMARLEMPFGDTHLAELPDGPLVLIAAGTGMAQMHSLIEHCRASGFKHPVHLYWGVRQPDDFYQIEHWAEWERLPNLFLHKVVSDLCGWEGRCGLLHEAVCEDISDLAGVHVYASGSPNMIYATLDALVEAGMDAHQMRADVFAYAPRN from the coding sequence ATGCAGGTAACCTTGCAGCCGTCCGGGGCAGTGTTGGCGCTCGAGCCCGGAGAAAGGATTCTGGATGCGGCGCGGCGCCTGGGCTACGACTGCCCGCAGAGTTGCCGCAACGGTAACTGTCATGTCTGCGCTGCGCTGCTGGTCGAAGGCCGGGTGCGCCAGGGTGGCGTCGAGCGTGATCACGGCGAGCTGTTCACCTGCATCGCCGAGCCACTGGAGGACTGCATCTTGCTGTGGGATGGCGTACTGGCCCTGGGCGAGCTGCCGGTACGGACCCTGGCCTGCCAGCTCAGCGAATGTGTCGAGGTCGGCGGCGACGTCTGGCGCGTACGTCTGCGTGCGCCAGCGGGCAAGCCACCGCGTTACCACGCTGGCCAGTACCTGATGCTCGAGCGTGACAGCGGCGACAAGGCTGCCTTCTCGCTGGCCTCGGCGCCGCACAGCGGTCGTGACCTCGAGCTGCATGTGCTGGCCCGTGAGAACAGCGCTCTGGACCTTATCGCCCAGTTGCAGCGCACGCGCATGGCGCGGCTGGAAATGCCCTTTGGTGATACCCACCTGGCCGAGTTGCCGGATGGCCCGCTGGTGCTGATCGCTGCCGGTACCGGCATGGCGCAGATGCACAGCCTGATCGAGCATTGCCGGGCCAGCGGCTTCAAGCACCCGGTCCACCTGTACTGGGGTGTGCGCCAGCCGGACGACTTCTACCAGATCGAGCACTGGGCCGAATGGGAGCGTCTGCCCAACCTGTTTCTGCACAAGGTGGTCAGTGATTTGTGCGGTTGGGAAGGGCGCTGCGGCCTGCTGCACGAGGCGGTCTGCGAAGACATCAGCGACCTGGCCGGTGTGCATGTTTACGCCAGCGGCTCGCCGAACATGATCTACGCAACCCTCGACGCGCTGGTCGAAGCCGGCATGGATGCCCATCAAATGCGCGCCGATGTATTCGCTTATGCCCCGCGCAATTGA
- the ubiD gene encoding 4-hydroxy-3-polyprenylbenzoate decarboxylase, producing MQYRDLRDFIRGLEQRGELKRIQVPISPVLEMTEVCDRTLRAKGPALLFEKPTGFDIPVLGNLFGTPERVAMGMGAESVGELREIGKLLAFLKEPEPPKSLKDAWSKLPIFKKVVSMAPKVVKDAPCHEVVIEGDDVDLGLLPVQHCWPGDVAPLITWGLTVTRGPNKDRQNLGIYRQQVIGRNKVIMRWLSHRGGALDYREWCEKHPGQPFPVAVALGADPATILGAVTPVPDTLSEYAFAGLLRGNRTELVKCRGSDLQVPATAEIILEGVIHPGEMAPEGPYGDHTGYYNEVDSFPVFTVERITHRTKPIYHSTYTGRPPDEPAILGVALNEVFVPILQKQFPEITDFYLPPEGCSYRMAVVTMKKQYPGHAKRVMLGVWSFLRQFMYTKFVIVTDDDINARDWNDVIWAITTRMDPKRDTVMIENTPIDYLDFASPVSGLGSKMGLDATHKWPGETTREWGRVIVKDEAVTRRIDELWNQLGID from the coding sequence ATGCAGTATCGCGATTTGCGCGACTTTATCCGTGGCCTGGAACAGCGCGGCGAACTCAAGCGCATCCAGGTGCCGATCTCTCCAGTCCTGGAAATGACCGAAGTCTGCGACCGCACCCTGCGCGCCAAAGGCCCGGCCCTGCTGTTCGAGAAGCCTACCGGCTTCGACATTCCGGTACTTGGCAACCTGTTCGGTACCCCGGAGCGGGTGGCCATGGGCATGGGGGCCGAGTCGGTCGGCGAACTGCGTGAAATCGGCAAGTTGCTGGCTTTCCTCAAGGAGCCCGAGCCGCCGAAAAGCCTCAAGGACGCCTGGTCGAAGCTACCGATTTTCAAGAAGGTCGTGTCCATGGCGCCGAAGGTGGTCAAGGATGCGCCGTGCCACGAAGTGGTCATCGAAGGTGATGATGTCGACCTCGGCCTGTTGCCGGTGCAGCACTGCTGGCCGGGCGACGTTGCGCCGCTGATCACCTGGGGCCTGACCGTTACCCGCGGGCCGAACAAGGATCGCCAGAACCTGGGTATCTACCGTCAGCAGGTGATCGGCCGCAACAAGGTCATCATGCGCTGGCTGAGCCATCGCGGCGGCGCCCTGGACTATCGCGAGTGGTGCGAGAAGCACCCTGGCCAGCCGTTCCCGGTAGCCGTGGCCCTGGGCGCAGACCCTGCGACCATCCTCGGCGCCGTGACGCCAGTACCCGATACCCTTTCCGAGTACGCCTTCGCCGGCCTGCTGCGCGGTAACCGCACCGAGCTGGTCAAGTGCCGGGGCAGCGACCTGCAGGTGCCGGCTACTGCCGAGATTATCCTCGAAGGTGTGATTCACCCGGGTGAAATGGCTCCGGAAGGCCCGTACGGCGACCACACTGGCTACTACAATGAAGTCGACAGCTTCCCGGTGTTCACTGTCGAGCGCATCACCCATCGCACCAAGCCGATCTATCACAGCACCTACACCGGCCGGCCGCCGGATGAGCCGGCGATTCTCGGCGTAGCCCTGAACGAAGTGTTCGTGCCGATCCTGCAGAAGCAGTTCCCGGAAATCACCGACTTCTACCTGCCGCCTGAAGGCTGCTCGTACCGCATGGCGGTGGTGACCATGAAAAAGCAGTATCCAGGCCACGCCAAGCGCGTGATGCTGGGTGTCTGGTCGTTTTTACGACAGTTCATGTACACCAAGTTCGTTATTGTCACTGACGACGACATCAATGCGCGGGACTGGAACGACGTAATCTGGGCAATTACCACGCGCATGGACCCCAAGCGCGATACGGTGATGATCGAAAACACCCCGATCGACTACCTGGACTTCGCGTCGCCGGTGTCCGGGCTGGGTTCGAAAATGGGCCTGGATGCAACGCACAAGTGGCCGGGTGAGACCACTCGCGAGTGGGGACGGGTCATCGTCAAGGATGAAGCGGTCACCCGGCGGATCGATGAGCTGTGGAATCAGTTGGGAATAGACTAA
- the rbbA gene encoding ribosome-associated ATPase/putative transporter RbbA, with amino-acid sequence MSALALQAEGINHRYGGLSALQDIAFSLPAGTRCGLIGPDGAGKSSLLGLIAGVKKLQSGELQVLGGSIRQRRHRNNLYPRIAFMPQGLGNNLYPELSISENIRFFATLFGLGTKECEQRMHNLLQATDLLRFAERPAGKLSGGMKQKLGLCCALIHEPDLLILDEPTTGVDPLSRRRFWELVEQVRQERPQLTLLVATAYMEEAEQFEHCLMLDRGRLIAAGLSEELAAATASHKLDDAFTHFQGDSQRSQQPLVIPPRDNANAEIAIEAHELTLRFGDFTAVNKVSFAIGRGEIFGFLGSNGCGKTTTMKVLTGLMPASEGSANLLGRPVNAKDLATRKRVGFMSQSFSLYGELSVRQNLELHARLFDLAKAESGPRIAELIERFDLGAIADQQSGALPLGLRQRLSLAVAVLHRPEVLILDEPTSGVDPAARDDFWRLLVELSRDQGVTIFLSTHFMNEALRCDRISLMHAGKVLACDTPAALQQQFGGETLEDAFVTCLEQAQGASEAPTASPQLETPASAAPLHLRQGFSLKRLFAVATREGKELLRDKVRLAFALLGALFMMVIFGYGISLDVENLAFAVYDQDQSPQSRAYLEAFRGSRYFAEQTPIRDAAQLHKRLQRSEIKLALEIPPGFGRDLYAGRQPVVAAWLDGGMPFRAETSRNYVEAVHQANLEQLAALSSKAQPGQTPVRLETRFRYNQDVVSVNAIGPGVMALILAFIPAMLTALGIVREKELGSITNFYATPLTRLEFLLGKQAPYLAVSLINLALLVAMNRWLFGVPFKGSALALACGGVLYLLATTSLGLLISAFTRTQIAAILGTMIITSLPTIQFSGLIVPRSSLDGAAALMGQLFPAGYFLDIAVGTFTKALDLRELWPQCLALLGFFVGFTGLSLAMLKKQEV; translated from the coding sequence ATGAGCGCGCTGGCGCTGCAGGCCGAGGGCATCAACCACCGCTACGGTGGCTTGAGCGCCCTGCAGGACATCGCCTTCAGCCTGCCGGCGGGCACCCGCTGCGGCCTGATCGGCCCGGACGGCGCCGGCAAGTCGAGCCTGCTCGGGCTGATCGCCGGGGTGAAGAAGCTGCAAAGCGGCGAACTGCAGGTGCTCGGCGGCTCGATCCGCCAGCGCCGTCACCGCAACAACCTGTACCCGCGCATCGCCTTCATGCCCCAGGGGCTGGGCAACAACCTTTACCCTGAGCTGTCGATCAGCGAGAACATCCGTTTCTTCGCCACCTTGTTCGGCCTCGGCACCAAGGAGTGCGAGCAACGCATGCACAACCTGCTGCAGGCCACCGACCTGCTGCGCTTTGCCGAGCGCCCGGCGGGCAAGTTGTCAGGCGGCATGAAGCAGAAGCTTGGGCTGTGCTGTGCGCTGATCCATGAACCGGATTTGCTGATCCTCGACGAACCCACCACCGGTGTCGATCCGCTGTCGCGCCGGCGCTTCTGGGAGCTGGTCGAGCAGGTGCGCCAGGAGCGCCCGCAACTGACCCTGCTGGTCGCCACCGCCTACATGGAAGAGGCCGAGCAGTTCGAACACTGCCTGATGCTCGATCGTGGCCGGCTGATTGCCGCGGGCTTGAGCGAAGAACTGGCCGCAGCCACCGCCAGCCACAAGCTCGATGACGCCTTCACGCACTTTCAGGGCGATAGCCAGCGCAGCCAGCAGCCCCTGGTGATCCCGCCGCGTGATAACGCCAATGCCGAGATCGCCATCGAAGCCCATGAACTGACCTTGCGCTTCGGCGACTTCACCGCCGTAAACAAGGTCAGCTTCGCCATCGGCCGTGGCGAGATTTTCGGCTTTCTCGGCTCCAACGGCTGCGGCAAGACCACCACCATGAAGGTGCTCACCGGCCTGATGCCGGCCAGCGAAGGCAGTGCCAACCTGCTCGGCCGTCCGGTAAACGCCAAGGACCTGGCCACGCGCAAGCGCGTCGGCTTCATGTCCCAGAGCTTCTCGCTGTATGGCGAACTGAGCGTGCGGCAAAACCTTGAACTGCATGCACGGCTGTTCGACCTGGCCAAGGCCGAAAGTGGCCCGCGTATCGCCGAGCTGATCGAGCGTTTCGATCTGGGCGCCATCGCCGACCAACAGTCCGGCGCCCTGCCCCTGGGCTTGCGCCAGCGCTTGTCGTTGGCCGTAGCCGTATTGCACCGCCCGGAAGTGCTGATCCTCGACGAACCGACCTCGGGCGTCGACCCCGCGGCGCGCGATGACTTCTGGCGCCTGCTGGTCGAGCTGTCGCGCGACCAGGGGGTGACGATCTTCCTCTCCACCCACTTCATGAACGAAGCCCTGCGCTGCGACCGGATTTCCCTGATGCATGCCGGCAAGGTCCTGGCCTGCGATACGCCGGCGGCGCTGCAACAGCAATTCGGCGGTGAGACCCTGGAAGACGCCTTCGTCACCTGCCTGGAACAGGCCCAAGGCGCCAGCGAAGCGCCAACTGCCAGCCCCCAGTTGGAGACGCCGGCCAGCGCAGCGCCGCTGCACCTGCGCCAAGGTTTCAGCCTCAAGCGCCTGTTCGCCGTCGCCACCCGCGAAGGCAAGGAACTGCTGCGCGACAAGGTGCGCCTGGCATTTGCCCTGCTTGGCGCACTGTTCATGATGGTGATCTTCGGTTACGGCATCTCCCTGGACGTGGAGAACCTGGCCTTCGCCGTCTACGACCAGGACCAGAGCCCGCAAAGCCGCGCTTACCTGGAAGCCTTCCGCGGCTCACGCTACTTTGCCGAACAGACGCCGATCCGCGATGCCGCACAGTTGCACAAACGCCTGCAGCGTTCGGAAATCAAACTGGCCCTGGAGATTCCACCCGGCTTTGGCCGCGATCTGTACGCCGGGCGCCAGCCGGTAGTGGCGGCCTGGCTGGATGGCGGCATGCCGTTTCGCGCCGAAACCAGCCGCAACTATGTCGAAGCCGTGCACCAGGCCAACCTTGAGCAACTGGCGGCGCTGAGCAGCAAGGCCCAGCCCGGGCAAACCCCGGTGCGCCTGGAAACCCGCTTTCGCTACAACCAGGATGTGGTCAGCGTAAACGCCATCGGCCCCGGGGTCATGGCGCTGATCCTGGCGTTCATTCCGGCGATGCTCACCGCGCTGGGCATCGTGCGCGAGAAAGAACTGGGCTCGATCACCAACTTCTATGCAACGCCCCTGACCCGCCTGGAATTTCTGCTCGGCAAACAGGCACCGTACCTGGCGGTGAGCCTGATCAACCTGGCGCTGCTGGTGGCGATGAACCGCTGGCTGTTCGGCGTGCCGTTCAAGGGCAGCGCCCTGGCCCTGGCTTGCGGCGGTGTCTTGTACCTGTTGGCGACCACCAGCCTGGGCCTGCTGATCTCGGCCTTCACCCGCACCCAGATCGCCGCAATTCTCGGCACCATGATCATCACCAGCCTGCCAACCATCCAGTTCTCCGGGCTGATCGTGCCGCGCTCGTCGCTGGACGGTGCTGCAGCGTTGATGGGCCAGCTGTTCCCGGCCGGTTACTTTCTCGATATCGCCGTCGGCACCTTCACCAAAGCCCTGGACCTGCGCGAACTCTGGCCTCAGTGCCTGGCGCTGCTGGGCTTCTTTGTCGGTTTCACCGGCCTGAGTCTGGCCATGCTGAAGAAGCAGGAGGTCTGA
- a CDS encoding NADPH:quinone oxidoreductase family protein, which translates to MKAVLCKALGPAQNLVLEEVASPVPKKNEILLDVQAAGVNFPDTLIIEGKYQFQPPLPFSPGGEAAGVVSAVGEKVGNLNVGDRVMALTGWGSFAEQVAVPAYNVLPIPAQMDFTTAAAFGMTYGTSMHALSQRGQLKAGETLLVLGASGGVGLAAVEIGKAMGARVIAAASSAEKLAVARAAGADDLINYSETSLKDEIKRLTGGNGADVIYDPVGGDLFDQAVRGIAWNGRLLVVGFASGRIPELPVNLALLKGAAVLGVFWGAFAQRQPADNAANFQQLFAWFAEGKLKPLVSQTFPLAEAGAAIEMLGQRKAVGKLVVTMA; encoded by the coding sequence ATGAAAGCAGTGTTGTGCAAAGCCCTTGGTCCGGCGCAAAACCTGGTCCTGGAAGAAGTCGCCAGCCCGGTGCCGAAGAAGAACGAGATCCTGCTCGACGTGCAGGCCGCCGGGGTCAACTTTCCCGACACCCTGATCATCGAAGGCAAGTACCAATTCCAGCCGCCGCTGCCGTTCTCGCCCGGAGGCGAAGCAGCCGGCGTGGTCAGCGCCGTGGGTGAGAAGGTCGGTAACCTGAACGTCGGCGATCGGGTCATGGCCCTGACCGGCTGGGGCAGCTTCGCCGAACAAGTGGCGGTGCCGGCCTACAACGTCTTGCCGATCCCGGCGCAGATGGACTTCACCACCGCCGCGGCCTTCGGCATGACTTACGGCACCTCGATGCATGCGCTCAGCCAGCGTGGCCAGCTCAAGGCCGGGGAAACCCTGCTGGTGCTGGGTGCCTCGGGTGGGGTTGGGCTGGCAGCGGTGGAAATCGGCAAGGCCATGGGCGCGCGCGTGATAGCTGCGGCCAGCAGCGCCGAAAAGCTCGCCGTGGCCAGGGCAGCTGGTGCCGACGATCTGATCAACTACAGCGAAACCAGCCTCAAGGACGAGATCAAACGCCTGACCGGCGGCAATGGCGCCGACGTCATCTACGACCCGGTGGGTGGCGACCTGTTTGACCAGGCGGTGCGCGGTATCGCCTGGAATGGCCGGCTGCTGGTGGTTGGTTTTGCCAGCGGGCGCATCCCCGAGCTGCCGGTCAACCTGGCGCTGCTCAAGGGTGCGGCGGTGCTCGGGGTGTTCTGGGGGGCGTTTGCCCAGCGTCAGCCAGCAGACAATGCGGCGAACTTCCAGCAGTTGTTTGCCTGGTTCGCCGAGGGCAAGCTCAAGCCGCTGGTATCGCAGACCTTCCCGCTGGCCGAAGCCGGTGCAGCCATCGAGATGCTTGGCCAGCGCAAGGCAGTGGGCAAGCTGGTAGTGACCATGGCCTAA
- a CDS encoding ABC transporter permease — MHRLAHTLRLGLKELTSLRHDSVLLLFLLYAFSVAIYMPAAGSVIGVHNASVAVIDEDHSLVSRKLAEALQPPEFQRAVPLAYDQLDEAMDSGRYTFVINVPVNFQTDLLAGRSPELQVNVDATAMSQAFMGAGYIGRIVERELLDYANQGSAAASSPALLSARALFNPNLEGGWFLAVIQIVNNITILAIVLTGTALLREREHGTLDHLLVLPLTALEIMLAKIGSNALVVVLCTWVSLEVIVKGALGVPLAGSLGLFLAVTALYLFASTALGIFLATLARSTPQFGLLAIPVIIPMLLLSGGSTPLDSMPQWLQWVMQGSPSTHFVSLSAAILFRDAGLEVVWPDLAALAAIGLAFFAIALARFRRSLTS, encoded by the coding sequence ATGCATCGTCTGGCACATACCCTGCGCCTGGGGCTCAAGGAGCTGACCAGCCTGCGCCATGACAGCGTGCTGCTGTTGTTCCTGCTGTATGCCTTCAGTGTGGCGATCTACATGCCGGCTGCAGGCTCGGTGATCGGCGTGCACAACGCCAGCGTCGCGGTGATCGACGAAGACCACAGCCTGGTCTCACGCAAGCTCGCCGAGGCCCTGCAACCACCGGAGTTCCAGCGCGCAGTACCGCTGGCCTACGACCAGCTCGACGAGGCCATGGACAGCGGCCGCTACACCTTTGTGATCAACGTGCCGGTGAACTTCCAGACCGACCTGCTGGCCGGGCGCTCGCCAGAGCTGCAGGTCAACGTCGACGCCACGGCCATGAGCCAGGCGTTCATGGGCGCCGGTTACATCGGCAGGATCGTCGAGCGCGAACTGCTCGACTACGCCAACCAGGGCTCGGCCGCAGCCAGCAGCCCGGCGCTGCTCAGCGCCCGCGCGCTGTTCAACCCCAACCTTGAGGGCGGCTGGTTCCTGGCCGTGATCCAGATCGTCAACAACATCACCATCCTGGCCATTGTGCTGACCGGCACAGCGCTGCTGCGCGAGCGCGAACACGGCACCCTCGATCACCTGTTGGTGTTGCCGCTGACCGCCCTGGAAATCATGCTGGCGAAGATCGGCAGCAACGCCCTGGTGGTGGTGCTGTGCACCTGGGTGTCGCTGGAGGTGATCGTCAAAGGCGCGCTGGGGGTACCGCTGGCAGGATCGCTGGGGCTGTTTTTGGCGGTGACGGCGCTGTACCTGTTCGCCAGCACTGCGCTGGGGATCTTCCTCGCCACCCTGGCGCGCTCGACCCCGCAGTTCGGTCTGCTGGCGATTCCGGTGATCATCCCGATGCTGTTGCTTTCGGGAGGCAGCACGCCGCTGGACAGCATGCCGCAGTGGCTGCAGTGGGTCATGCAGGGCTCGCCCTCGACCCACTTCGTCAGCCTCAGTGCGGCGATTCTGTTCCGCGACGCCGGGCTGGAAGTGGTCTGGCCAGACCTCGCGGCGCTCGCCGCCATTGGCCTGGCCTTCTTCGCCATTGCCCTGGCGCGCTTTCGCCGCAGCCTGACCTCGTAA
- a CDS encoding flagellar basal body-associated protein FliL: protein MKAWILMVLALMLPMAAMAEEAKEGEPKVSYISLSPPFVGNYALDGGPKLRVYKADVALRVNSDAAAAAVRHHEPLIRNQLVALFTQQNLEAMSNVEAKEKLRQEALKQVQQVLESEEGKPTVDDLLFNNLIVQ from the coding sequence GTGAAAGCGTGGATCTTGATGGTACTGGCGCTGATGCTGCCGATGGCGGCCATGGCCGAGGAAGCCAAGGAAGGGGAACCGAAGGTCTCCTACATTTCCCTGAGCCCGCCGTTTGTGGGCAACTACGCTCTCGATGGCGGGCCGAAACTGCGCGTGTACAAGGCCGACGTGGCCTTGCGGGTCAACAGCGACGCCGCTGCCGCTGCGGTGCGTCATCACGAGCCGCTGATCCGCAACCAGCTGGTGGCGCTGTTCACCCAGCAGAACCTGGAGGCCATGAGCAATGTCGAGGCCAAGGAAAAGCTGCGTCAGGAAGCCCTCAAGCAAGTCCAGCAGGTGCTCGAAAGCGAAGAAGGCAAGCCGACCGTCGATGACCTGCTGTTCAACAACCTGATCGTCCAGTAA